A section of the Streptomyces sp. SLBN-118 genome encodes:
- a CDS encoding class F sortase — MTAAGQGKGWVIAVAVCAGAWLVQNGSVSVTPPVPSAAEAFAAGPDYYTDAAADPLPPSVPVRLRIPEIRIDAPVMPLGLAGDGSLEVPPATDRNLAGWWRDGAAPGAKGTAIVAGHVDNARGPSVFYSLGALKKGHRIEVTRKDGRTAVFTIDAIEVYDAGSFPDEKVYGPKDRAELRVITCGGGFTEKTGYKGNVVAFAHLIGVREPKTTG; from the coding sequence ATGACCGCAGCGGGCCAGGGCAAGGGCTGGGTCATAGCCGTCGCCGTCTGCGCAGGCGCCTGGCTGGTCCAGAACGGCTCCGTTTCTGTGACCCCGCCGGTCCCCTCCGCCGCGGAGGCCTTCGCGGCCGGTCCCGACTACTACACGGACGCGGCCGCCGACCCCCTGCCGCCGTCCGTGCCCGTGCGCCTGCGCATACCCGAGATCCGCATCGACGCCCCGGTCATGCCGCTGGGCCTCGCCGGCGACGGCAGCCTGGAGGTGCCGCCGGCCACCGACCGCAACCTGGCGGGCTGGTGGCGGGACGGCGCTGCCCCCGGCGCGAAAGGAACGGCGATCGTCGCCGGGCATGTCGACAACGCGCGGGGTCCGTCGGTCTTCTACAGCCTGGGTGCTCTGAAGAAGGGCCACCGGATCGAGGTGACCCGCAAGGACGGCCGCACGGCGGTCTTCACGATCGACGCGATCGAGGTGTACGACGCGGGCTCGTTCCCCGACGAGAAGGTGTACGGGCCCAAGGACCGGGCCGAGCTCCGGGTGATCACGTGCGGGGGCGGCTTCACCGAGAAGACCGGCTACAAGGGCAATGTGGTGGCCTTCGCGCATCTGATCGGGGTGCGCGAGCCGAAGACGACGGGCTAG
- a CDS encoding TSUP family transporter — translation MPDISLTTLVFLCLAAAAAGWIDAVVGGGGLLLLPAMLLGLPHVQTAQILGTNKAVAIVGTSGAAITYVRKAPVQVKTAVRIGLAALAGSMGGAFFAAGISSDVLRPVIMLVLLGVAAFVMLRPAFGTATDAERRTVTRARTIAAIVLVGGGIGFYDGLVGPGTGTFLVLALTAVLHLDLVTASATAKIVNICTNGGALAMFAYQGTVMWQLAALMAVFNLAGGMFGARMALRKGSEFVRGVLLVVVFSLVAKLAFDQWTA, via the coding sequence ATGCCCGACATATCGCTGACCACGCTCGTCTTCCTCTGCCTTGCCGCCGCGGCGGCCGGCTGGATCGACGCGGTGGTCGGCGGCGGAGGGCTGCTGCTCCTGCCCGCCATGCTGCTCGGTCTGCCCCACGTCCAGACCGCGCAGATCCTCGGTACCAACAAGGCCGTGGCCATCGTCGGCACCTCGGGCGCCGCGATCACCTACGTGCGCAAGGCCCCGGTGCAGGTGAAGACCGCGGTACGGATCGGGCTCGCCGCGCTCGCGGGCTCGATGGGCGGCGCCTTCTTCGCGGCCGGGATCAGCAGCGACGTACTGAGGCCCGTGATCATGTTGGTGCTGCTCGGCGTCGCCGCCTTTGTGATGCTGCGTCCCGCCTTCGGTACCGCGACCGATGCCGAGCGGCGGACGGTCACCCGGGCCCGTACGATCGCCGCGATCGTGCTCGTCGGCGGCGGGATCGGCTTCTACGACGGCCTGGTCGGGCCCGGCACCGGGACCTTCCTGGTGCTCGCGCTGACGGCCGTGCTCCATCTCGACCTGGTGACCGCCTCCGCCACAGCCAAGATCGTCAATATCTGCACCAACGGCGGGGCCCTGGCGATGTTCGCCTACCAGGGCACGGTGATGTGGCAACTGGCGGCGCTGATGGCGGTGTTCAACCTGGCGGGCGGCATGTTCGGGGCAAGGATGGCGCTGCGCAAGGGCAGCGAGTTCGTCCGCGGAGTGCTGCTCGTCGTGGTCTTCTCGCTGGTTGCGAAGCTCGCCTTCGACCAGTGGACCGCGTAG
- a CDS encoding putative protein N(5)-glutamine methyltransferase — protein sequence MSVSPSPLTSSAIVTKLRAAGCVFAEDEAKLILSTAGTPSDLAAMVDRRVAGLPLEHVLGWAEFCGLRVAVDREVFVPRRRTEFLVRQAVTRARPGAVVVDLCCGSGAVGVALAAALGPVELYAADIDAAAVACARRNVGAVGGRVYEGDLFGALPVALRGRIEVLAANVPYVPTEEVGLLPSEAREHEPLVALDGGADGLDVLRRVAADAPRWLAPGGCLLVETSERQAPLAVEAFSGSGLSTTLAVSEELYATVVIGTRLSGLSA from the coding sequence ATGTCGGTTTCACCGTCACCTCTGACTTCTTCCGCCATCGTCACCAAGCTTCGCGCCGCCGGCTGCGTCTTCGCCGAGGACGAGGCGAAACTGATCCTCTCCACCGCAGGCACGCCGTCCGATCTCGCCGCCATGGTGGACCGGCGCGTTGCCGGGCTGCCCCTTGAACATGTCCTCGGCTGGGCCGAGTTCTGCGGTCTGCGGGTGGCCGTGGACCGAGAGGTCTTCGTGCCGCGCCGGCGTACCGAATTCCTCGTCCGCCAGGCAGTCACCCGCGCCCGCCCCGGTGCCGTCGTCGTCGACCTGTGCTGCGGCTCCGGCGCGGTGGGTGTCGCGCTGGCCGCGGCGCTCGGGCCGGTCGAGCTGTACGCGGCCGACATCGACGCTGCCGCCGTTGCGTGCGCCCGGCGCAATGTCGGTGCCGTCGGCGGCCGGGTGTACGAGGGCGATCTCTTCGGGGCACTGCCCGTCGCGCTGCGTGGCCGTATCGAGGTGCTGGCCGCCAACGTGCCCTACGTACCGACCGAAGAGGTGGGCCTGCTGCCCTCGGAGGCCCGCGAACACGAGCCACTGGTCGCGCTCGACGGCGGCGCGGACGGGCTCGACGTCCTGCGGCGGGTCGCGGCCGATGCGCCACGGTGGCTGGCGCCGGGCGGATGCCTGCTGGTGGAGACAAGCGAGCGTCAGGCGCCGCTCGCCGTCGAGGCCTTCAGCGGGAGCGGGCTGAGCACGACACTGGCCGTTTCCGAGGAGCTGTACGCCACGGTCGTGATCGGAACGAGGCTCAGCGGGCTGTCGGCCTGA